In the genome of Enterococcus hirae ATCC 9790, one region contains:
- a CDS encoding diacylglycerol/lipid kinase family protein produces MNFHYYLLINPAAGSGAGKKVAEKMIPLFAEKKLHYSIQYSEYPGHDAKIAEELAKETLVEWTDEPQESESEFPLLVIIGGDGTLHQVLNTFYQLDVAFPVAYIPAGSGNDFARGIGLPRNAEKALENILKTNKPQEINLLTYEEKVSDKQGVVVNNFGIGLDATIVHATNHSTSKTKLNKYNLGSFAYLFSILRVFFWQKGFPILVDIGGKQISFDKAFLCTATNHPYFGGGVAIAPTAEIAKPTIDLVVVERVNLFKILGIIFLLLQKKQMKSKNFHHFTTSRLRILSTVPQYGQEDGEDSQKQPFDLQLATKKQLFWCNVSH; encoded by the coding sequence ATGAATTTCCATTATTACTTATTGATCAATCCAGCTGCTGGAAGTGGTGCTGGTAAAAAAGTAGCAGAAAAAATGATTCCGCTATTTGCCGAAAAAAAGCTTCACTATTCGATCCAATACAGTGAGTATCCAGGGCATGATGCTAAAATTGCCGAAGAGTTAGCGAAAGAAACATTAGTTGAATGGACAGACGAACCACAAGAAAGCGAGTCTGAATTTCCCCTACTCGTGATCATCGGTGGTGATGGTACACTGCATCAAGTGTTAAATACCTTTTATCAACTAGATGTGGCATTTCCAGTAGCCTATATTCCCGCAGGCTCTGGCAATGATTTCGCTCGAGGGATTGGGTTACCTAGAAATGCCGAGAAAGCATTAGAAAATATCCTAAAGACGAACAAACCTCAAGAAATCAACCTCTTAACTTACGAGGAAAAAGTGAGTGACAAACAAGGTGTAGTAGTAAACAATTTTGGTATTGGCTTAGATGCGACAATCGTTCATGCTACAAACCACTCTACTTCAAAAACAAAATTAAATAAATATAATTTAGGTTCTTTTGCTTACCTATTTTCTATCCTACGTGTCTTTTTTTGGCAAAAAGGGTTTCCAATCTTAGTGGACATTGGCGGAAAACAAATCAGTTTTGACAAAGCCTTTTTATGTACTGCAACGAACCATCCTTATTTTGGCGGCGGTGTAGCGATTGCGCCGACAGCAGAAATTGCCAAACCAACGATCGATCTAGTTGTTGTTGAACGAGTGAATTTATTCAAAATCTTGGGAATCATCTTCTTATTACTACAGAAAAAGCAAATGAAATCAAAAAATTTCCATCATTTTACTACTAGCAGATTGCGCATACTATCAACTGTTCCTCAGTATGGTCAAGAAGATGGTGAAGATAGCCAAAAACAACCTTTTGATTTGCAATTAGCTACCAAAAAGCAACTGTTTTGGTGTAACGTGTCACATTGA
- a CDS encoding ATP-dependent RecD-like DNA helicase: protein MQPEEMPYFVGTVAAIFFQNPSNFYKVLLVRLTETTADYREKEIVVTGSFGEIQENELYRFYGELVDHPKYGRQLKVERYEQEKPTTVNGIVGYLSSEKFPGIGKKTAEKIVEQLGEEAIEKIIEEPSVLEQIAGLNQAKRDMIVETIRLNHGMDQVIMGLNRYGFGSQLAFSIYQTYKNEALDIIQENPYQLVEDVEGIGFKRADNLAEQLGIAADSPRRIRAAVLHQIFQHAVQTGDTYVPAETLLHQTIKILETSRPIEIQPDQVATVIIQLVEEGKIQQEETNLYENSLYFSEWGIGNSIQRLLSRKKEINYDEKEVQKNIRRIEKIFGIQYGESQEKAISEAIRSPLFILTGGPGTGKTTVINGIVNLFAELNGLELDPNKYTQEIFPILLAAPTGRAAKRMNETTGLPASTIHRLLGLNGREKSPSVSTKELEGGLLIIDEMSMVDTWLANTLFKAIPTNMQVILVGDKDQLPSVGPGQVLHDLLGIDQIPKVELNQIYRQGDGSSIIPLAHEIKEGHLPSDFLQNQKDRSFFRSDAYSIEPLIAKIVEKAKNKGFTAQDIQVLAPMYRGPAGIDALNKMMQSIFNPGGAGRKEVHWNETVYRIGDKVLQLVNTPELNVFNGDMGEITGIVLAKDSEDKVDELVIQFDANEVTYKRNEWNKITLSYCCSIHKSQGSEFKMVILPMVHQYQRMLQRNLLYTAVTRSKELLILLGEEQAYVTCVANESASRMTTLKKRIEENDSMSLVTRTKLVAYEDSLVGNDPFEEGNYTKAGETAHSVKTETSQQATQENVVDSTEGNVGDDLFTLSVEQDTTETAVESKVMEEAPTEQLPKTYILTTEAIEKQWIDPMIGMEQEAVKEAFSSE, encoded by the coding sequence ATGCAGCCAGAAGAAATGCCTTATTTTGTTGGTACAGTTGCCGCAATCTTTTTTCAAAATCCAAGTAATTTTTATAAAGTACTGTTGGTTCGGCTCACTGAAACAACAGCTGACTATCGTGAAAAAGAAATTGTGGTCACTGGAAGCTTTGGTGAGATCCAAGAAAATGAGCTTTATCGTTTTTACGGCGAATTAGTCGATCATCCTAAATATGGGCGACAGTTAAAGGTTGAACGCTATGAGCAGGAGAAACCAACAACAGTCAACGGGATCGTGGGTTATCTATCCAGTGAAAAATTTCCTGGGATTGGCAAGAAAACAGCTGAGAAGATCGTGGAGCAACTAGGTGAAGAAGCGATTGAAAAAATCATCGAAGAGCCGTCCGTATTAGAACAAATCGCAGGCTTGAATCAGGCCAAAAGAGATATGATCGTTGAGACGATTCGTTTGAACCATGGGATGGATCAAGTGATCATGGGCTTGAATCGTTATGGCTTTGGTAGTCAGTTAGCTTTTAGTATCTATCAAACATATAAAAATGAAGCTTTAGATATCATCCAGGAAAATCCCTATCAGTTAGTCGAAGATGTGGAAGGGATCGGCTTTAAAAGAGCAGATAATCTTGCAGAACAATTAGGGATCGCGGCTGATTCACCAAGACGGATTCGAGCTGCAGTTTTACATCAGATTTTTCAACATGCTGTTCAAACTGGCGATACATATGTACCAGCTGAAACGCTTCTTCATCAAACAATCAAAATTTTGGAAACCAGTCGACCAATCGAGATCCAACCTGATCAAGTGGCGACGGTCATTATTCAACTTGTGGAAGAAGGTAAGATCCAACAAGAAGAAACCAATCTCTATGAAAATAGTCTGTATTTCTCAGAATGGGGGATCGGTAACTCGATCCAACGGTTACTTAGTCGGAAAAAAGAAATCAACTATGACGAAAAAGAAGTGCAGAAAAACATTCGGCGAATTGAAAAAATATTTGGTATCCAATATGGAGAATCGCAAGAAAAAGCAATTTCGGAAGCAATCCGGTCACCTTTATTTATTTTAACTGGGGGTCCCGGCACAGGGAAAACAACAGTTATCAATGGGATCGTCAACTTGTTTGCAGAATTAAATGGCTTAGAATTAGATCCAAACAAATATACCCAAGAAATTTTTCCGATTCTACTGGCTGCACCAACTGGTCGAGCAGCCAAACGGATGAACGAGACGACAGGATTACCTGCCAGTACGATCCATCGACTACTAGGTTTGAATGGTCGAGAAAAATCTCCTTCAGTAAGTACGAAAGAATTAGAAGGTGGGTTGTTGATCATCGATGAAATGTCGATGGTCGATACATGGCTAGCTAATACGCTATTTAAAGCCATCCCTACCAACATGCAAGTGATTTTAGTAGGAGATAAAGATCAATTACCATCTGTCGGACCGGGACAAGTCTTGCATGATTTATTAGGAATTGACCAAATCCCGAAAGTGGAATTGAATCAAATTTATCGGCAGGGAGACGGATCAAGTATTATCCCCCTTGCTCATGAAATCAAAGAAGGTCATTTACCAAGTGATTTTTTGCAAAATCAAAAAGATCGTTCTTTCTTTCGAAGCGATGCCTACAGTATCGAACCTTTAATCGCAAAGATTGTTGAAAAAGCCAAAAATAAAGGCTTCACTGCACAAGATATCCAAGTCTTGGCGCCAATGTACCGTGGTCCAGCTGGAATCGATGCGTTAAACAAAATGATGCAGTCGATTTTTAACCCTGGAGGTGCAGGGCGGAAAGAAGTCCACTGGAATGAGACTGTTTATCGAATCGGTGATAAAGTATTACAATTAGTGAACACACCTGAACTCAATGTGTTTAATGGTGATATGGGTGAGATCACGGGGATCGTGTTAGCGAAAGATTCAGAAGATAAAGTGGATGAATTAGTGATTCAATTTGATGCGAATGAAGTGACTTACAAACGCAATGAATGGAATAAAATCACCCTTTCTTATTGTTGTTCGATCCATAAATCTCAAGGAAGCGAATTTAAGATGGTCATTTTACCGATGGTTCATCAGTACCAACGGATGTTGCAACGGAATCTTCTCTACACGGCTGTCACAAGAAGTAAAGAACTATTGATTCTACTAGGGGAAGAACAAGCTTACGTTACCTGCGTTGCGAATGAATCGGCTAGTCGAATGACGACATTGAAGAAGCGGATCGAAGAAAATGACAGTATGAGTCTTGTTACACGGACGAAGCTTGTCGCTTATGAAGATTCCCTTGTAGGTAATGATCCTTTTGAAGAAGGAAATTATACCAAGGCGGGAGAAACTGCTCATTCCGTAAAAACAGAGACAAGTCAACAAGCCACTCAAGAAAATGTCGTAGATTCAACGGAGGGAAATGTTGGCGATGATCTCTTTACTTTATCAGTAGAACAAGACACAACCGAAACGGCTGTCGAATCAAAAGTGATGGAAGAAGCACCAACAGAGCAACTGCCAAAAACATATATTTTAACAACCGAAGCGATTGAAAAACAGTGGATTGATCCAATGATTGGGATGGAGCAAGAGGCTGTGAAAGAAGCGTTTAGCTCCGAATAA
- a CDS encoding histidine phosphatase family protein: MELYFTRHGKTQWNLERRFQGSQGDSPLLPESYEEIKAFGKKVKYVPFKAIYSSTAKRARDTAEGINQELAHPVEIIYTDKLRELGLGELEGQSIDEMYERYPENLPNLRNHLDRYDPTPFKGEAIECAITRIETVVADAVALHDGPILFVGHGASLTAAIQWLTGKKLSQLREMGGLYNSSLTILETGEPNNLLPYELKVWNEIDFLGKETKPEPLL; encoded by the coding sequence ATGGAATTATATTTTACCCGACATGGAAAAACACAATGGAATCTCGAACGCCGTTTTCAAGGAAGCCAAGGCGACTCACCACTTTTACCTGAAAGCTATGAGGAAATCAAAGCATTTGGTAAAAAAGTGAAGTATGTACCATTTAAAGCAATCTATTCAAGTACCGCTAAGCGTGCCCGTGACACAGCCGAAGGGATCAATCAGGAATTAGCGCATCCAGTCGAAATTATTTATACTGATAAATTAAGAGAATTGGGTTTAGGAGAATTAGAAGGTCAATCAATTGATGAAATGTACGAACGATATCCGGAAAACCTTCCCAATCTACGTAACCACTTAGATCGTTATGATCCGACACCTTTTAAAGGAGAAGCGATCGAATGTGCCATTACTCGTATTGAAACAGTTGTGGCTGATGCCGTTGCTTTACATGATGGACCGATCTTGTTTGTTGGGCATGGGGCATCATTAACTGCGGCGATCCAATGGTTGACAGGAAAAAAACTGAGTCAACTAAGAGAAATGGGTGGCTTATATAATAGTAGTTTGACGATTTTAGAAACAGGAGAACCCAACAATTTGTTGCCTTATGAATTAAAAGTTTGGAACGAAATTGACTTTTTAGGAAAAGAGACAAAACCAGAACCATTACTCTAA
- the trmL gene encoding tRNA (uridine(34)/cytosine(34)/5-carboxymethylaminomethyluridine(34)-2'-O)-methyltransferase TrmL, producing MNHIVLFEPLIPANTGNIARTCAATNTPLHLIEPLGFSTDDKHLKRAGLDYWNDVNITYHQNLDAFMAYLGERKLHLVSKFAHKVYSDENFADGEDHFFLFGKETTGLPEEFMRENEEKCLRIPMNDEHVRSLNLSNTAAMIVYEALRQQGFPNLELTHHYENDKLD from the coding sequence ATGAACCATATCGTTTTATTTGAACCATTGATTCCAGCAAATACTGGAAACATTGCCCGAACTTGTGCAGCAACCAACACGCCCTTGCACTTGATTGAACCGTTAGGATTTTCAACAGATGATAAACATCTAAAACGTGCAGGATTGGATTATTGGAACGATGTCAATATTACCTATCATCAAAATTTAGATGCTTTTATGGCTTATTTAGGGGAACGTAAACTTCATTTGGTATCGAAGTTTGCCCATAAAGTATATAGTGACGAAAATTTTGCTGATGGAGAAGACCATTTCTTTTTATTCGGCAAGGAAACAACAGGATTACCTGAAGAATTTATGCGTGAAAATGAAGAAAAATGTTTAAGAATCCCAATGAATGACGAACATGTCCGTTCATTGAATCTCTCAAATACGGCTGCAATGATCGTCTATGAAGCATTGCGCCAACAAGGATTTCCTAATTTAGAGTTAACGCACCATTATGAAAATGATAAACTAGACTAG
- a CDS encoding methyltransferase domain-containing protein, whose product MLKKIDQGRQFLKGNQQLFRCPLCHAGVAVTENGLVCHQNHRFDLSKKGTLYFLSHGVKTEYDQSMFDPRRRMIQAGMYQPVIDLLAQQVSQGSEVLDVGCGEGSFLNELARLQPLKKAVGFDLSKEGVYAATAQPVEAFWCVADLTNLPFEDQTFTTILNIFSPSHYKEFQRVLTDDGEVLKIVPQQDYLKELRQAFYPDQPEKQQYSNERVVAKFAESLELTERRRVTYEFDIPEKNRQDLLAMSPLEWQVSQDVKERVYQNPLKKITIDVELLKGNKRKRLQ is encoded by the coding sequence ATGTTAAAAAAAATTGATCAAGGTCGCCAATTTTTAAAGGGAAATCAACAGTTGTTCCGATGCCCACTTTGCCATGCTGGAGTAGCAGTCACTGAGAACGGTTTGGTTTGTCATCAGAACCATCGCTTCGACTTATCCAAAAAAGGCACGCTTTACTTTTTATCTCATGGGGTAAAAACGGAATATGATCAGAGTATGTTTGATCCCAGACGTAGAATGATCCAAGCAGGGATGTATCAGCCTGTGATCGACTTGTTAGCACAACAAGTATCGCAGGGATCAGAGGTCTTAGATGTTGGCTGTGGCGAAGGAAGCTTTTTAAATGAATTAGCACGACTGCAACCGTTGAAAAAGGCCGTAGGTTTTGATCTTTCTAAAGAAGGTGTTTATGCGGCTACTGCTCAGCCGGTCGAGGCGTTTTGGTGTGTAGCAGATTTAACCAATCTTCCTTTTGAAGACCAAACATTTACTACGATTCTAAATATTTTTTCGCCTTCTCACTATAAAGAATTTCAACGTGTGCTAACCGATGATGGGGAAGTCTTGAAAATCGTTCCGCAACAAGATTATTTAAAAGAATTACGCCAAGCGTTTTATCCAGACCAGCCTGAGAAACAACAGTATTCAAATGAACGAGTGGTGGCTAAGTTTGCGGAGTCCCTAGAATTGACTGAACGTCGGCGTGTTACTTACGAATTTGATATCCCAGAAAAAAATCGGCAAGATTTGTTAGCGATGTCTCCGCTCGAATGGCAAGTCAGTCAAGACGTCAAAGAGCGTGTGTACCAGAATCCTTTGAAAAAGATTACAATTGACGTAGAATTATTAAAAGGAAATAAGAGAAAACGATTGCAATGA
- a CDS encoding copper homeostasis protein CutC: protein MIKEFCAENYTSIPLAIAKGANRIELCDNLAAGGTTPSTGVIEEVLSYANEKEVPVMTIIRPRGGDFVYNDIELKIMHTDLIEAKKLGTDGVVIGCLTPSNWIDEEAMELLIETSEGLQITFHMAFDCIPQERQFEAIDWLVEHGVDRILTHGGDANAPIEANFDHLKKLIAYADGRLIILPGGKIDYKNAEHVAKELGVNEVHGTKIVSFD from the coding sequence ATGATCAAAGAATTTTGTGCAGAAAATTATACTTCCATTCCTCTAGCAATTGCTAAGGGAGCGAACCGGATCGAATTATGCGATAACTTAGCTGCTGGCGGAACCACACCTAGCACCGGAGTGATCGAAGAAGTTTTAAGCTATGCCAATGAAAAAGAAGTACCTGTAATGACAATTATCCGACCACGAGGTGGCGATTTTGTCTACAATGATATTGAATTAAAGATCATGCATACTGATTTAATCGAAGCAAAGAAATTAGGTACAGATGGCGTAGTTATAGGCTGTTTGACTCCTTCAAATTGGATTGATGAAGAGGCAATGGAATTATTGATCGAAACCTCAGAAGGTCTACAAATCACGTTCCACATGGCTTTTGATTGTATCCCGCAAGAACGGCAATTTGAAGCAATTGATTGGCTGGTTGAACACGGTGTAGACCGTATTTTAACTCATGGTGGAGATGCGAACGCACCAATTGAAGCCAATTTTGACCATTTAAAAAAATTGATTGCTTATGCTGACGGACGTCTGATCATCTTACCTGGTGGCAAGATCGATTACAAAAATGCAGAACATGTTGCCAAAGAACTAGGCGTGAATGAAGTTCATGGAACAAAGATCGTTTCATTCGACTAA
- the mgtE gene encoding magnesium transporter has product MDENQELEERFAQLLQDLRENNLQEFRNSFLEMHIYEQGQFYQSLNEEDRQLIYSYLSPKELADMFDVIEEDNEYMKEYLAEMRPSYAAEMLSEMYTDNAVDLLNTLDKKQVAKYLSLMTTDDASEIKELLHYEDETAGAIMTTEFVSIVANQTVRSAMYVLKNEADVAETIYYIYVVNQEEQLVGVISLRDLIVNDDDAMISDLMSERVLSVHVGDDQEDVAQTFRDYDFLALPVTDYDDHLLGIVTVDDIIDVIDDEAASDYSGLAGVNVEEINENPVKSAARRLPWLITLLFLGMSTASLISHYEELVSEASILAVFISLITGTAGNAGTQSLAVAVRRLAVSDDKDAGFVRLILAEVLTGLVTGAITGLTIFLIVGIWKHNFILGFVIGIAMLFAITVANLAGSLIPMLMDRLGFDPAVASGPFITTLSDLTSVLIYFNIASLFMGYFM; this is encoded by the coding sequence TTGGATGAAAATCAAGAACTAGAGGAACGATTTGCCCAGTTACTACAGGATTTAAGAGAAAATAACCTACAGGAATTTAGAAATAGTTTCCTGGAAATGCATATTTACGAGCAGGGGCAATTCTATCAATCTCTGAACGAAGAGGATCGTCAACTGATCTATTCCTACTTATCTCCTAAAGAATTGGCAGATATGTTTGATGTGATTGAAGAAGACAATGAATATATGAAAGAGTATTTAGCTGAGATGCGTCCGAGTTATGCTGCAGAAATGCTTTCAGAGATGTATACCGATAATGCGGTAGATTTGCTAAATACCTTAGATAAAAAACAAGTCGCTAAATATTTAAGTTTAATGACTACTGACGATGCTAGTGAAATCAAAGAGTTGTTACACTATGAAGATGAAACAGCTGGCGCGATCATGACGACAGAATTTGTTTCGATCGTGGCGAATCAAACGGTTCGTTCTGCGATGTATGTCTTAAAAAACGAAGCAGATGTAGCTGAAACCATTTACTATATCTATGTCGTCAATCAAGAAGAACAATTGGTTGGAGTTATTTCATTGCGGGATTTGATCGTTAATGATGATGATGCAATGATCTCTGACTTGATGAGCGAACGTGTGTTATCCGTCCATGTGGGGGATGACCAAGAAGATGTCGCGCAAACCTTTCGTGATTATGACTTTCTAGCATTACCCGTAACAGATTACGATGACCATCTACTGGGGATCGTAACAGTTGATGATATTATTGATGTTATTGATGATGAGGCTGCAAGTGATTACTCTGGTTTGGCAGGGGTCAATGTTGAGGAAATCAATGAAAATCCCGTGAAGTCAGCTGCTAGACGTCTTCCTTGGTTGATCACCTTATTATTTTTAGGGATGTCTACGGCTTCGTTGATCAGCCATTACGAAGAACTGGTGAGTGAAGCAAGTATTTTAGCCGTCTTCATTTCGTTGATCACCGGAACTGCGGGGAATGCTGGCACCCAATCATTGGCGGTTGCAGTTCGCCGTTTGGCTGTTTCTGACGACAAAGATGCTGGTTTTGTCCGTTTGATTCTAGCTGAAGTACTCACAGGACTTGTGACAGGGGCAATCACTGGCTTGACGATCTTTTTGATTGTAGGAATTTGGAAGCATAACTTTATTTTAGGCTTTGTAATTGGGATTGCCATGTTATTTGCGATTACTGTAGCCAACTTGGCAGGAAGCTTGATTCCGATGTTGATGGATCGCTTAGGGTTTGATCCTGCCGTGGCTAGTGGTCCTTTTATTACCACCTTGAGTGATTTGACTAGTGTCTTGATCTATTTCAACATCGCTTCATTGTTTATGGGGTATTTTATGTAG
- a CDS encoding RluA family pseudouridine synthase yields the protein MEFVWTYEKNHPQQIKYFLKEKGISKGLLAKIKFQGGEIKVNGQTENVLFSLSYNDKVTIVIPAEGEHETVLLDETPIEIVYEDEHLLVVNKPAGVSSIPAQYHPNYTMANRVKAYYKRQGYENQVIHVVTRLDRDTSGLMLFAKHGFAHAKLDVQLREKRFVKKYQALVSGEITKLAPHGWIDLPIARDQSSLLKRMVSTAGRSAQTEYWLTKNTAEVALVDIQLHTGRTHQIRVHFSEIGCALLGDEMYGGRMDLGIARQALHCYDLRFDHPFTQERLEFKQPLAKDMATVLQHFES from the coding sequence ATGGAATTTGTGTGGACGTATGAAAAAAATCATCCGCAGCAGATAAAATATTTTTTAAAAGAAAAAGGAATTTCTAAAGGTTTGTTAGCGAAAATCAAATTTCAAGGTGGCGAGATCAAAGTAAATGGTCAAACTGAAAATGTCTTGTTTTCTCTATCGTACAATGATAAGGTAACGATTGTCATTCCAGCAGAAGGCGAACATGAAACGGTGCTTTTAGATGAAACACCGATCGAGATCGTTTACGAAGATGAACATCTTTTAGTTGTGAATAAACCAGCTGGCGTCTCTTCGATTCCAGCACAATATCATCCAAACTATACGATGGCTAATCGAGTAAAAGCTTATTACAAACGACAAGGTTACGAAAATCAAGTCATTCATGTGGTGACAAGACTAGATCGGGATACTTCTGGGTTGATGTTGTTTGCCAAACATGGCTTTGCTCATGCAAAGTTAGATGTACAGCTTCGAGAAAAACGATTTGTGAAGAAATACCAAGCACTTGTGAGTGGCGAAATAACTAAATTGGCACCCCACGGCTGGATTGACCTTCCAATTGCGAGAGACCAATCTTCTTTACTGAAACGGATGGTTTCGACAGCTGGGCGAAGCGCACAAACCGAATATTGGTTAACGAAAAACACCGCAGAGGTTGCTTTGGTAGATATCCAACTGCATACGGGGAGAACCCATCAAATCAGAGTTCATTTTTCAGAAATTGGCTGTGCGCTATTAGGAGATGAAATGTATGGTGGGCGTATGGATCTTGGAATAGCAAGACAAGCTTTACATTGTTACGACCTGCGTTTTGATCATCCTTTTACACAGGAACGATTGGAATTTAAACAGCCTTTGGCTAAAGATATGGCGACTGTTCTCCAGCATTTTGAAAGTTAG
- a CDS encoding NAD kinase: MKVAIVHNQEAKTIEVTERLKALLTQSAIQIDGQRPDLVISVGGDGTLLSAFHKYSHLLNEVRFLGVHTGHLGFYTDWRDYELEELVNSLQTNQEQSVSYPLLDIKISYLDDKPAKHFLALNESTIKRSNRTMVADVYIKNELFESFRGDGLAVSTPTGSTAYNKSIGGAVIHPSINAFQLTEIASLNNRVFRTLGSPMVIAQDEWLEIKLENTEDYLVTVDQLDIKESNIRSIYYRIAKERIHFASYRHMHFWHRVKDSFIGEG; this comes from the coding sequence ATGAAAGTAGCGATCGTTCATAACCAAGAAGCGAAAACAATTGAAGTTACCGAACGATTGAAAGCTCTTTTGACACAATCGGCTATTCAAATCGACGGACAACGCCCCGATTTAGTGATTTCCGTAGGTGGTGATGGGACGTTATTGTCCGCTTTTCACAAGTATAGCCATCTATTAAATGAAGTTCGTTTTTTAGGGGTCCATACAGGGCACTTAGGTTTTTATACGGATTGGCGTGACTATGAATTGGAAGAATTAGTCAATAGCTTACAGACCAATCAAGAACAAAGTGTAAGTTATCCTTTGCTCGATATAAAGATCAGTTATTTAGATGATAAGCCGGCAAAACATTTCTTGGCTTTGAATGAATCCACGATTAAACGATCAAATCGGACGATGGTTGCCGATGTATATATCAAAAATGAATTGTTTGAAAGTTTCAGAGGGGACGGATTGGCTGTGTCTACGCCAACAGGTTCAACCGCTTATAATAAAAGTATCGGCGGGGCAGTTATTCATCCGAGTATCAATGCCTTTCAGTTAACTGAAATTGCTTCATTAAATAATCGAGTCTTTCGTACACTCGGTTCGCCTATGGTCATCGCACAAGACGAATGGCTGGAAATCAAATTAGAAAATACAGAGGATTATCTTGTTACAGTCGACCAATTGGATATTAAGGAATCGAATATTCGTTCCATCTATTATCGCATTGCAAAAGAGCGAATTCATTTTGCTTCTTATCGCCATATGCATTTTTGGCATCGTGTAAAAGATTCCTTTATTGGTGAGGGATAA
- a CDS encoding GTP pyrophosphokinase — translation MERDWEEFLAPYEQTVSELKVKLRGIRKQFREQNRHVPIEFVTGRVKPVDSIVTKSQLRHIPMSRLEEEMSDIAGLRIMCQFVEDIYQVVDIIRKRKDMKVIQERDYITNKKASGYRSYHLVIEYPVQLISGEKKILAEIQIRTLAMNFWATIEHSLNYKYQGVFPEEMSERLQRAAEAAYQLDEEMSNIREEIQEAQRLFSHGRGKRDDVYYRTVLNREKKEEATDESSDRS, via the coding sequence ATGGAACGAGATTGGGAAGAGTTTTTAGCACCGTATGAACAAACAGTATCAGAATTAAAAGTAAAGTTACGCGGGATCCGTAAGCAATTCAGAGAACAAAACCGACATGTTCCGATTGAGTTTGTTACTGGACGAGTCAAACCAGTCGATAGCATTGTGACAAAATCACAGCTGCGTCATATTCCGATGAGCCGTTTAGAAGAAGAAATGTCTGATATTGCTGGATTACGAATCATGTGTCAGTTTGTAGAAGATATCTACCAAGTAGTAGATATCATTCGTAAAAGAAAAGATATGAAAGTGATTCAAGAAAGAGATTATATTACAAATAAAAAAGCCAGTGGGTATCGTTCGTATCATTTAGTGATTGAGTATCCTGTTCAGTTGATCAGTGGCGAAAAGAAAATTTTAGCTGAAATTCAAATCCGGACGTTAGCTATGAACTTTTGGGCGACAATCGAACACTCATTGAACTATAAATATCAAGGCGTGTTTCCTGAAGAAATGAGTGAAAGACTCCAACGTGCGGCAGAAGCGGCTTATCAATTGGACGAAGAAATGTCCAATATTCGGGAAGAAATCCAAGAAGCTCAACGTCTGTTTTCCCATGGTAGAGGAAAACGAGATGACGTTTACTATCGTACCGTATTAAATCGAGAGAAAAAAGAGGAGGCCACGGATGAAAGTAGCGATCGTTCATAA
- a CDS encoding CYTH domain-containing protein, whose protein sequence is MSEMLEIEYKSMLTQQEYSQLIQYYQLKPEDFTVQTNIYFDTPDGQLAQKNCGLRIRLLEDRAEYTLKTPAKEGKLETTDTLSKEEALSFIEQRQLPRQGAVFQKLLELAVPSDELGKIGDITTKRAEFHIEEGLLAIDESFGEQLHDFELELEVSDATLGKSAFLAFLERHSFPYRPAKNKIQRMLAAKN, encoded by the coding sequence ATGTCTGAAATGTTAGAAATTGAATACAAGTCCATGCTGACGCAACAAGAATATAGTCAATTGATCCAGTATTATCAACTAAAACCAGAAGATTTTACGGTTCAAACGAATATCTATTTTGATACACCAGATGGACAGCTAGCACAAAAAAATTGTGGATTACGCATCCGATTACTTGAAGATCGGGCAGAATATACACTAAAAACACCTGCAAAAGAAGGAAAACTTGAAACCACTGATACTTTAAGCAAAGAGGAAGCACTCTCTTTCATTGAGCAACGTCAATTACCACGTCAGGGTGCTGTTTTTCAAAAATTGTTAGAATTGGCTGTTCCTTCGGATGAATTGGGCAAAATTGGAGACATTACTACCAAACGTGCGGAATTTCACATTGAGGAAGGTCTTTTAGCGATTGATGAAAGTTTTGGAGAACAATTACATGATTTTGAACTGGAGTTAGAAGTATCTGATGCTACTCTTGGTAAATCTGCCTTTTTAGCGTTTTTGGAAAGACATTCTTTCCCTTATCGACCAGCTAAAAATAAAATTCAACGGATGCTAGCAGCGAAAAATTAA